A portion of the Fusobacterium nucleatum genome contains these proteins:
- the rplU gene encoding 50S ribosomal protein L21 translates to MYAVIKTGGKQYKVTEGDVLKVEKLNAEVNTTVELTEVLLVAGGDNAVKVGKPLVEGAKVVVEVLSQGKGPKVINFKYKPKKASHRKRGHRQLFTEVKVTSIIA, encoded by the coding sequence ATGTACGCAGTAATTAAAACTGGTGGGAAACAGTATAAAGTTACAGAAGGTGATGTATTAAAAGTAGAAAAATTAAATGCTGAAGTTAATACAACTGTTGAATTAACAGAAGTTCTTTTAGTAGCTGGTGGAGACAACGCAGTTAAAGTTGGTAAACCATTAGTAGAAGGAGCAAAAGTAGTTGTGGAAGTTTTATCTCAAGGTAAAGGTCCAAAAGTAATTAACTTCAAATACAAGCCTAAAAAAGCTAGTCACAGAAAAAGAGGACATAGACAACTTTTTACTGAAGTAAAAGTAACTTCAATAATAGCATAG
- a CDS encoding ribosomal-processing cysteine protease Prp gives MTKVEIFRKNGSIVGYKASGHSGYSEQGSDIICSAIATSLQMTLAGIQEVLKLEPKFKINDGFLDVDLKDISQNKFTEINILTESMALFLRELAKQYPKYIRLVEKEEK, from the coding sequence ATGACTAAGGTAGAAATTTTTAGAAAAAATGGTAGTATAGTAGGATATAAAGCAAGTGGACATTCTGGATATTCAGAACAAGGTAGTGATATTATTTGTTCTGCTATCGCAACATCATTACAAATGACTTTAGCAGGAATTCAAGAAGTGTTAAAGTTAGAACCTAAATTTAAAATAAATGATGGTTTTCTTGATGTTGATTTAAAAGATATTAGTCAAAATAAATTTACAGAAATAAATATACTCACAGAATCTATGGCTTTATTTTTAAGAGAATTAGCTAAGCAGTATCCTAAGTACATTAGACTTGTAGAAAAGGAGGAAAAGTAA
- the rpmA gene encoding 50S ribosomal protein L27, whose protein sequence is MQFLFNIQLFAHKKGQGSVKNGRDSNPKYLGVKKYDGEVVKAGNIIVRQRGTKYHAGNNMGIGKDHTLFALIDGYVKFERLGKNKKQISIYSEK, encoded by the coding sequence ATGCAATTTTTATTTAATATACAATTGTTTGCACATAAAAAAGGGCAAGGTTCTGTTAAAAACGGAAGAGACTCTAATCCTAAATATCTTGGAGTTAAAAAATATGATGGAGAAGTTGTAAAAGCTGGTAACATCATAGTTAGACAAAGAGGAACTAAATACCATGCTGGAAATAATATGGGAATTGGTAAAGACCACACTCTTTTCGCTTTAATTGATGGATATGTAAAATTTGAAAGATTAGGAAAAAATAAAAAACAAATTTCTATATATTCAGAAAAATAA
- the pckA gene encoding phosphoenolpyruvate carboxykinase (ATP) yields the protein MKMYGLEKLGINNVTAAHYNLSPAQLVEKALANNEGILSDTGAFVISTGKYTGRAPDDKFFVDTPEVHKYIDWSRNQPIEKEKFDAIFGKLVAYLQNREIFIFDGRAGANPEYTRRFRVINELASQNLFIHQLLIRTDEEYNENNDIDFTIISAPNFHCVPEIDGVNSEAAIIINFEKKIAIICATKYSGEIKKSVFSIMNYIMPHENILPMHCSANMDPVTHETAIFFGLSGTGKTTLSADPNRKLIGDDEHGWCDKGIFNFEGGCYAKCINLKEESEPEIYRAIKFGSLVENVVVDPITRKIQYEDASITPNTRVGYPIDYIPNAELSGVGGIPKVVIFLTADSFGVLPPISRLSQEAAMYHFVTGFTAKLAGTELGVKEPVPTFSTCFGEPFMPMDPSVYAEMLGERLKKHNTKVYLINTGWSGGAYGTGKRINLKYTRAMVTAVLNGYFDNAEYKHDDIFNLDIPQSCPGVPSEIMNPIDTWQDRDKYIIAAKKLANLFYNNFKEKYPNMPENITNAGPKYND from the coding sequence ATGAAAATGTATGGACTTGAAAAATTAGGAATTAATAATGTAACAGCAGCTCACTATAATTTAAGCCCTGCACAGCTTGTAGAAAAAGCTTTGGCAAATAATGAAGGAATATTAAGTGATACTGGTGCCTTTGTTATATCAACTGGTAAATATACTGGTCGTGCACCAGATGATAAATTTTTTGTAGACACTCCAGAAGTTCATAAGTATATTGATTGGAGTAGAAATCAACCTATTGAAAAAGAAAAATTTGATGCAATTTTTGGAAAATTAGTTGCTTATTTACAAAATCGTGAAATTTTTATTTTTGATGGAAGAGCAGGAGCTAATCCTGAATACACAAGAAGATTCCGTGTTATAAATGAATTAGCTAGTCAAAACTTATTTATTCATCAACTATTAATTAGGACAGATGAAGAATACAATGAAAATAATGATATTGACTTTACTATTATTTCAGCACCTAATTTTCACTGTGTACCTGAAATAGATGGAGTTAATTCAGAAGCAGCGATTATTATTAATTTTGAAAAAAAGATAGCTATTATCTGTGCTACAAAATATTCTGGTGAAATCAAAAAAAGTGTATTTTCTATAATGAACTATATCATGCCTCATGAAAACATTTTACCTATGCACTGCTCAGCAAATATGGATCCAGTAACTCATGAAACTGCAATTTTCTTTGGATTATCTGGAACAGGAAAAACAACTCTATCAGCCGATCCTAATCGTAAGTTGATTGGTGATGATGAACATGGTTGGTGTGATAAAGGTATTTTCAATTTTGAAGGTGGATGTTATGCAAAATGTATAAACTTAAAAGAAGAAAGTGAACCTGAAATTTATCGTGCAATTAAATTTGGAAGTTTAGTCGAAAATGTTGTTGTAGACCCCATAACAAGAAAAATTCAATATGAAGATGCAAGTATAACTCCAAATACAAGAGTAGGATATCCTATAGACTATATTCCTAATGCTGAATTATCAGGAGTAGGTGGAATACCAAAAGTTGTTATATTCTTAACAGCAGATTCTTTTGGAGTATTGCCTCCAATTTCAAGACTAAGCCAAGAAGCTGCAATGTACCATTTTGTAACCGGATTTACTGCAAAGTTAGCAGGAACAGAATTAGGGGTAAAAGAACCAGTTCCTACATTCTCAACATGTTTTGGAGAACCATTTATGCCTATGGATCCAAGTGTGTATGCTGAGATGCTTGGAGAAAGATTAAAGAAACATAATACAAAAGTGTATTTAATCAACACTGGTTGGTCAGGTGGAGCTTATGGAACAGGTAAGAGAATAAATTTAAAATATACTCGTGCTATGGTAACAGCAGTATTAAATGGATATTTTGATAATGCTGAATACAAACATGATGACATATTTAACTTAGATATTCCTCAATCTTGCCCAGGTGTTCCTAGTGAAATTATGAATCCAATCGATACTTGGCAAGATAGAGATAAATATATTATAGCTGCTAAAAAATTGGCTAATCTATTCTATAATAACTTTAAAGAAAAATATCCAAATATGCCAGAAAATATTACAAATGCTGGCCCTAAATATAATGATTAA
- a CDS encoding DUF1846 domain-containing protein, protein MKIGFNHEKYLEEQSKYILERVNNHDKLYIEFGGKLLADLHAKRVLPGFDENAKIKVLNKLKDKIEVIICVYAGDIERNKIRGDFGITYDMDVFRLIDDLRENDLKVNSVVITRYEDRPSTALFITRLERRGIKVYRHFATKGYPSDVDTIVSDEGYGKNAYIETTKPIVVVTAPGPGSGKLATCLSQLYHEYKRGKDVGYSKFETFPVWNVPLKHPLNIAYEAATVDLNDVNMIDPFHLEEYGEIAVNYNRDIEAFPLLKRIIEKITGKKSIYQSPTDMGVNRVGFGITDDEVVRKASEQEIIRRYFKTGCDYKKGNTDLETFKRSEFIMHSLGLKEEDRKVVTFARKKLELLNQEKDDKNDKQKTLSAIAFEMPDGKIITGKKSSLMDAPSAAILNSLKYLSNFDDELLLISPTILEPIIKLKEKTLKNRYIPLDCEEILIALSITAATNPMAEVALSKLSQLEGVQAHSTHILGRNDEQYLRKLGIDVTSDQVFPTENLYYNQ, encoded by the coding sequence ATGAAAATAGGTTTTAACCATGAAAAATATTTAGAAGAACAATCTAAGTATATACTTGAAAGAGTTAATAACCATGACAAACTGTATATTGAATTTGGAGGAAAACTTTTAGCAGATTTACATGCTAAAAGAGTTTTACCAGGATTTGACGAAAATGCCAAAATTAAAGTTTTAAATAAACTTAAAGATAAAATAGAAGTTATAATCTGTGTCTATGCAGGGGATATAGAAAGAAATAAAATTAGAGGTGATTTTGGAATCACTTATGATATGGATGTTTTTAGACTTATTGATGATTTAAGAGAAAATGATTTAAAGGTTAATAGTGTGGTTATTACAAGATATGAAGATAGACCTTCAACAGCTCTTTTTATAACAAGACTAGAAAGAAGAGGGATAAAAGTATATAGACACTTTGCCACAAAAGGTTATCCTAGTGATGTTGATACAATAGTTAGTGATGAAGGTTATGGAAAAAACGCCTATATAGAAACTACAAAACCAATAGTTGTTGTAACTGCTCCAGGACCAGGAAGTGGAAAACTTGCTACTTGTTTAAGTCAACTTTATCATGAATATAAAAGAGGAAAAGATGTAGGATATTCTAAGTTTGAAACTTTTCCAGTTTGGAATGTACCTTTAAAACACCCTTTAAATATAGCTTATGAAGCTGCAACAGTTGACTTAAATGATGTCAATATGATAGATCCATTTCATTTAGAAGAATATGGGGAAATTGCAGTAAACTATAATAGAGATATTGAAGCATTTCCTCTATTAAAAAGAATTATTGAAAAAATAACAGGAAAAAAATCAATTTATCAATCTCCAACTGATATGGGAGTTAATAGAGTTGGTTTTGGTATAACTGATGATGAAGTAGTTAGAAAAGCATCTGAACAAGAAATAATAAGAAGATATTTTAAAACTGGTTGTGATTATAAAAAAGGAAATACAGATTTAGAAACATTTAAAAGATCAGAATTTATAATGCACAGTCTAGGTTTAAAAGAAGAAGATAGAAAAGTAGTAACTTTTGCAAGAAAAAAATTAGAGCTTTTAAATCAAGAAAAAGATGATAAAAATGATAAACAAAAAACTCTTTCTGCTATTGCTTTTGAAATGCCTGATGGAAAAATAATTACAGGGAAGAAATCCTCTTTAATGGATGCTCCCTCAGCAGCTATACTAAATTCATTAAAGTATTTATCTAATTTTGATGATGAGTTACTTCTAATTTCACCAACAATTTTAGAGCCAATTATAAAATTAAAAGAAAAAACATTAAAGAATAGATATATTCCACTTGATTGTGAAGAAATATTAATAGCTTTAAGTATAACAGCAGCAACTAATCCTATGGCAGAAGTTGCTTTATCTAAACTTTCACAATTAGAGGGAGTACAAGCCCATTCAACACATATTTTAGGAAGAAATGATGAGCAATATTTAAGAAAACTTGGAATTGATGTTACATCAGATCAAGTTTTTCCAACTGAAAATTTATACTATAATCAATAA